The Nicotiana tomentosiformis chromosome 9, ASM39032v3, whole genome shotgun sequence genome contains the following window.
gaacagggctccgacctactcatatcatatatacatatctacacaagatgtacataaagctctagacccggcaactccaaagggcatggagcttaccgatcaagctgaactcgggcaacacctaatgaggcggtctacccgtctgtctgtctgaacctgcacacatgaaatacagtgcccccagaaaagggacgtcagtacgaaataatgtaccgagtatgtaagggaatatactgaaagctgaaactgaactgataatataataactaaaagtaactgggagtcaaagataatctgaagatatgctcacctgctggtactgactcaactctctcaatatagcaagtaaaatagttgtccggccttataaagctcgatatatataactgctctactgtagtaggctcgctcataggcgctcggccacagtaggctcggtatataacttaccatctgatcagaggttttccaataggggcctgcccatcgattatagctcgatggtaataaaaatactgtaatattttATATagaggctctctgctctcttgactggaaaaagacaatactcaattaaatatgaagtctcgataaggagaatactgtaatttatgagactaggataatgtatataaattcgggagtatgaacttctcttgatgcctcgttatcaaacacatgtaattacgagatcatgccaaaatgaaggaaaggtttagccttaacatacctgagtcgattctcttgacaatccctctaacacatgttaATTTAGACAAAACATGTGAcagcaagatcggagtaggaaaaaatccgtataatattcttgagaaagattgcaccgtactcccatATAATTGCAACATCTAATGTTTTGAACTATTaaagatgctatgaaatctcacattgaattcttgaagatgcatattttggcatttgataTATGCTTAAAGTAGAGATGCCTTTTGTTGATGCTTCATCTGTATTGTTGTAATACAAAACTTTTGGCTCCACAAGTAAAGCTCCAAATAACCATGAAGGAATATTTGAAAGTGCAAATCTCCATACAAGGTAAAGTATTTTGTTTGGTTAGCTTCTAGGGAGGCTTCCTTACGTAAAGAAATATTTAGAGAGGGGATTTACAATTAAGTAATCATGTGCCCTCTTTGTCGTGACCATTAGTAAGACAACAATTGTCTTTGTATTTGTTGCAAGGTTTCTCGACAACTTCATCCACATTTTGCCACCTTTTTTGTGATTTTAAGAGTCACTTAGTTGTTCTTATATGGCTTCCACGTTAGGGGCTAATCTTTATCAAATAATTATCCACTTAATTCTTTAATTAACTAGGCAATCTCTCATTACCCAAtaataagaattatctcaaattacttaaaatactactcacttttaatacactatATTCTCACTTTTAAATGAAGAATAATTTTCGATGTaccagcaaacttcaaaggagtcggAATTGGGGCAGTCCTGATTTCGGAATCTGGACAGCACTATCTAGCAtcggcaaagataagattcccttgtaccaataatatAGATGAATACGAAGCGTGCATCCTTGGAATCAAAATGGCagtcgacatgaacatcaaagaacTTTTAGTCATAGGAGATTCTGATATATTGATACACAAGGTCCAAGAGGAATGGtccaccaagaatgtcaagatacttCTGTACCTGCACTGCGTGAAGgagctatgcaagaagttcacaaagattgagttcaaCCGGGTTCCACCAAATGATTTAAAGGTAATGGGTTCACTTTGGTCATTCGCCGCTTGGGGCATAGACATGATTGGACCCATAGAGCCCGCAGCATCAAACGTACATCATTTCATCTTGGTAGATATCCActatttcaccaaatgggtcgaagcatCTACTTACAAGGCCGTCACAGAGAAGGTAATGGAATATTTTGTCTGAAACATCATCTACAAATTTGGAATATCGGAGTCTATCATCACTGATGCCGCTAACCTCAACAGCGACCTCATGAGAGGAATCTGTGAGAAGTTCAAAATCGTTCACCGCAATTCCACAACCTACAGACCACAAATGTATAGGGCAGTTGAggcagccaacaagaatatcaagagaatttTACGGAAGGTAGTGAATAATCACAGACAAAGGCATGAGAAACTACCTTTCGCTTTACTGGGTTATCGGACTACCATGAGAACATCCATTGGGGAAACATCGTACATGTTGGTATACGGCACTGAAGCTGTGATACCTATAGAGGTTGAAATACCGTCTTTAAGGGTCATTTAAGAAGCAAAATTGGACGATGCAGAGTGGATACGGGTCAGACATaagcaactcatgctcattgacgaGAAAAGAATGGATGTAGTATGTCATGGTCAGCTATATAAGAATAGGATGGCCAGTACATTTAACAAGAGAGTGAAGCCCCACCAGTTCGCATCAGGGCAGTTGGTCTTAAAGAAAATCGTTCCCTGTCAAGAAAACGCCAAAACAAAGTTTGCAGAAAACTAGCCaggtccttacgtggttcacCGAGCACTGTCTGGTGGAGCTCTAATCTtcgcagaaatggatggaagagtcAACACGAAGCCCATTACTtagacgcaatcaagagatactatgtttgaaggcAAATTGAGCTAGGTTTTAATGTAATAGAACTACGTTCAACCCGACTTCCCATGGAGGGATACCTAGGAAACCCACATAAAGTTCGGTTTCTCTCCCCCCTTTTCTCTTGTAATAAAAAATCCAAATATCAAGTTTGTACGTTGCTCAGGAACTACGCCTACTTGATTTTCTCAtaaaggaatacgtaggcaatcctcatcggattcagtcatcttttgtaattaAACTATgttctggcctgattccatttggatacgtaagCTGActgagtcagactcggccattttcattcttaatctcatcattttgcataTGTTATAATCGAACTACGctttgacctgattccatttggatatgtaggttgcctgagtcaggctcggtcatATTCATCATATCTTACCATAATCCACGAACTACGTTCGGTCCTGATTCTGTtttggatatgtaggcaacctgaaagggttcaGTCCTAACCTTAGCAAAAGCCTTGTAATGTATTAGTACAAATTAGGATGCAGTCCTAACCTATgcgtgtatttttttttattttgtaggaacAAACACCGCAACG
Protein-coding sequences here:
- the LOC104112183 gene encoding uncharacterized protein, with the translated sequence MAVDMNIKELLVIGDSDILIHKVQEEWSTKNVKILLYLHCVKELCKKFTKIEFNRVPPNDLKVMGSLWSFAAWGIDMIGPIEPAASNVHHFILVDIHYFTKWVEASTYKAVTEKEQTPQRGNIFSSRPNYNAMRGSQPISGPRIHVQDDQ